CCAAATGAAGTTGTCGTCATATATTACATCTGACAAGCCAATGATAGAGGTCAGAAGGGGAAACTGGGGACGGGCCGTAGTACAGACATCTCCGCACATGAAGATGAATGTTTGACCAGACTCTGCCCATGTGCTGGGAGTTCTCCTCTGAAGTCTGGGGTGACCAATGGGCCATGGTGGGCGACTAGTTCAGCACAGACACTGACCTGCAGCTCTGTTAATCTGCTCTGCTCGCTCTGCCTCGGAGGCCAAGATCTGGGCCTGCTTTTGCCCCTCGGCCACATTGATGGCAGATTCTCTGGTCCCTTCAGATTCTAACACCATCGCCCTCTTCCGACGTTCGGCTTCAACCTGAAGAGACATTAATCGTTTTATCGCATGATCGACAATTCGATGATAGCGTTACACAGAAAAACAAGTTGCCCTAGGAAGAAGCCAACAGGCGAAACCCAGGGTCAAGTAGAAGCTGGCGTTCCGCGTGTTTTACATTTTTATGCGTTAACATATCTATACTTGGGGGTAAAACAAAAAAACTCAACTGCTCTGTCTATTGTTGGGGGTAATGGCTGGTGGAACTACTGGTCTCAGCAAGACTGACAGAACCATCACTGGAGGAAAACATTGATATTGGAAGTTTGATGAGGAGGAAGGATCCTGGATGTTGTGGATTCTGCACTAAAGATCGTTGATTTGGTAAAGATGTGTTTTACTGTATGCAGTAATATAAGGCCTCCAAAGGTGGAACTGAATTTGGCTCCAGCGAAGTCTCCGCTCCCACGGGCGGAACCAGCGGAGTCTCCGCTCCCACGGGCGGAACCAGCGGAGTCTCCGCTCCCACGGGCGGAACCAGCGGAGTCTCCGCTCCCACGGGCGGAACCAGCGGAGTCTCCGCTCCCACGGGCGGAACCAGCGGAGTCTCCGCTCCCACGGGCGGAACCAGCGGAGTCTCCGCTCCCACGGGCGGAACCAGCGGAGTCTCCGCTCCCGCGGGCGGAACCAGCGGAGTCTCCGCTCCTACAGGCAGAACCAGCGGAGTCTCTGCTCCTATAGGCCATTCCTGCGGTATTTCCGCTCCTACAGGAGTTTCCTGTGGAGTATCTGCTTCTATAGGTGGGTCCTGCGGCGTTACTGGGTGAAAACTGTTTGTACTATTTTATATGAAGTTCTGTGGATAACAGGACCCTGGTTGCGCACAATCTACATAGGATTGAATAAATGGAAACTTAAGCACCTGGGCACTAATAATCGATGGGCATCATATATTCTAGGGGAGAGtataactaggagagtcacttgtagagaaggatctggaagTCAATCAGCGGCTTCTTGTGCCCCATAACTCATTCAATTCTATAGGAGGTAAAGAGTAGCTCAGccgcagtgtaaagcatggtggcaGGACCAGCACTGTACAGGGAAATACTGTGAAGAAACCTCTTCATTTTTAGGATAGGCACGGGTCCTACAATTCGTACTCTGACCAATCATACATTGATAGCATGTCCTAGTTACATATTATCACATCGTAAtacctcttaaagggaacccatcagctGATCCTTGCTGCTTATGCCACTGGCAGCAAGAATCAGACCCCGGCCACGTAACTGCAGCCGTGTATATACTACTAGGACTAGGAGACCAAGACAGCGAGTTCAAAACTTCTCCTCGCCCTGTTCCTCTAATTAGAGAGATGAGTGTCAGTCTAGGGAAGGGGGACAGCGAGGAGCAGCCGGGGGTCTGCCTCCTGGACTACTTGCCCTAGTTGCATAGTGCTTAGCATCAAAGCATGTCCCATCTGAAAAGCAACAAATCATCATAGTAACACATACAAGGCGTCAATAGCACAGACCATGTCTGATTGATGATCAGGGTCTACAATGTGTTCCCTTTATAACAGAAAACCCTCTATAGCTTTATGATAAAGCTGCGTGCAGCAGTTGCCGGCCAGGGGGCACAGGAGGACCTACCTGCATCTGCATGGCCTCTCTCACTTTTGGAGGCACGTGGATGTCCTTAATTTCATACCGCAGACACTTGATGCCCCAGTAATCAGAAGCCTGGTTAATTGCGTCCACAATATTGGAGTTGAGCGATTCCCTCTCCTGATTCATTCCGAaacatgaaaaaacaaacaaatcgtTTTGCTGTCCAATTCCTAACCCAACTTTGGACATAAATATTATTTATGCTACATCTCCTTCAAAGGGTTTTCCGGTTTCGTAAAAACCACCatcttgtttaaaaaaacaaaacaaaaaaaactgaactttactcaccctccccaggtccgacGACGACTCTCCGCTGCTGCGCTTGGTGCCGGTTAATGTTTGCAATGACGACATCACGTTGAcactgctgcagccgatcagtgagctcagcgtctCATACCACCAACTGGGGAAGAGCTCACCGACTGGCATCAGTACTGTCGACGTggcgtcagcactgcagacaataccaGACACCATAAGCTGCGGCATAGTCTCAGAgccggacctggggagggtgagtaaagaccAATCCTGTATTACAAGGATGAGAAACTAGTGACAAAAGATAAACTTACCCGGAAAACCTTGTCTAATGTCAGTTTTCCAAGCTCAGATCGCATGGTGGTCTGTGCCAACTGAGTGACTGCGTATTCTGGATCTTCCACGCCGTAACTGGCCTGAACACAAACCACAACACAATAAATGGATGCAGCTACAGATGCTATATATTAAGGGTCTAgcgtataaaaaaattttttttatcattattaatGGAAACTCTGAAGCTAAAAACACATACTGATCTAGTCCTGCTCTCACATCTGTGGGCTTTATGCAATGTGTCAGTGTTGAAAATCCCATGTTGGTTTAAAGAGGACTTTTTCAAGCATGTTAAACTGGTCATAACCTGGAAGAATGGCTGCAGAGCCGAGTAAAACAGTTTTTATTGGGATAGAGCAGAGCTGAGGGCGATTACAAACACTCCCAGATCTCCTGTCATGGCAGTCATTGTGGGGGGAGGAGAATACATACCTGAGTGTACAGCTGAGCGTCATTACAAACATTTCCAGATCTCCTCTAACTGCAATCGGTGAAGGGGAGGAGAATACAAAGCTGACTGTATAACCAAATTTCATTACAAACATTTCCGGATATCCTTTCCTTGCAGTCAGTATGGGGAGAGAAGAATACATAACTGACTGTATGGCCAAGTGtaattacaaacacttccagatctcctcTCACCTTAGTCAACATAGGGGAAGGAATCTACGTAGCTGAGTGTATGGCAGAGCGTCATTACAAATTCTTCTAGATCGGCTCTCGCAGCAGTCAGTGTTGGGAGGAGGAGAATACATAGCTAAGTGTATAACCAATTGCCATTACAAATACAGTTTGCTCTCACAGATCCACCCCTCCCCCACACTGTCCAGAGAGGAGATTTGGAAGCGTTTGTATTCGTACTCAGCTCTCCTATATCCCTTTCAGACAGACTGCTGTGACAGGAGGACTAAAAGTGTTTGCGAtcacattcagctctgctgcattcttcCTCCCTCCCCACTGACAGCCTTTTACAGGAGATTTGCATTATCACACTTGGCAATACCGTGATCAAATTCCCCACCCCCGTacccctctacacacacacacacacacacacactcagcaatACTGTGTTCTCCTACCCCCGAATCTCTCTCTTTCCACAAACACACACAAAGATCTGGAATTTTTTGTAATCACACTTCGCTTTGATCTATACTACACAGTTGCTGCAGAGATCAGGGTTGGGAGTAGAGTTGTCTTTCAGAAGAACGCCTGTTCAGACCTTCTGAAGGAGGATTCTTTTTCCCCTGCATGACACTGACCAATCATTAGCAGGAGACGTCATGCAGGTGACAAAGTACACACCCCCAGAGAAAAATCTCTGGTAACGCCCCCTTTGACTTATCATAAACTATAAATATTTCTGCAATggagaaaagaaataaaaaaataaaaactatatttTATTCAGCTCTACAGCTGCTACATTGCATTTTTTGATGAAAGTGCAAAAGCCTCCAATCACATCAAGGTGACCTATATGGATGGTCCCTAACCACTAAATGTCCtacctctccatgtgccaaaccagcCTCATCTGAATGGGGAGTGAAAAGGAAACCAGGCTTACAATGAAAACCTTGTGTGGGAAAGATGGGTGGAGGAGGGTGGTGGGTCTTTAGTGTTTAGGAACCATCCATATTTAGGttcaccttgacgtggttggaaGGTTTTGCACTAAAAGTTATCACCTTACATTTTTAACGTTTGCAGCAACATTGGAGATCATTAATTCATTATTCGCCGTGTGCTGATGCACCGTGTCTCTATATGTTCAGTGTTGCAGTTGTCGCATCCCCCAATATCATAGAAAGACGAGTGCGTAGAGAAGGAGATGTGAGGCTCACCTTATAAGGGTCCATGACACGTAGGTAAAGGACTCCATCTATCTGTAAGGTCACATTGTCTGTAGAGAGGGGACAACATCATTCGTCATCATTAGTAACCAGCACTGAGGGTCTGAGTACAGCAATATCAGAGTCCTGCTCTTTACtgatgacttaaagggaacctgccaccccctagggcctattaaggtaaaagagccaccttctgcagcactaaggctgcattctgtgaaggtggcgcttatgtttttgatccctaataacgtTGAAAtagtcacttttataaattgcgccccatacctgtattgagtccggggggaACGTTTTCTTCCCCTGactcagccgtccatcatcccctcACTGCACAGAGTGCCGCCTCCTCTATCAGCAGCTTCCTAGTCATCGTAACCCAATATACAGTGCAGAAGAGCAATTATTACAGCGGCTGCTCTCTTTACGGTGACTATATCTGCGTCGGCGCCGCCCCCGTGACTGACACTGGAACTTCAATTTctccccatatctgcagattaatagcatttttttctagCGACAGGTCCCCTTAACTTCATTGCGCTGTCCATATTAAAAAATGGGATCTGGGTTTGAACACTCTAACATAGCAAACATTCACCAGCACCAGAAATGGCTTCACGCCagggctatgtgtagcagaaatcacgATTTCCTATGAACGTCGGTCACAAGCTGGCATTcacaggagaatcataatgacaggtacgGGGATCATCAGCAGATCCCCAGCTTTCATGAAAACCTATCGGCGTACCTCGATCACATGACGTGGAAACCCGCTGGGTAGGATTTATGATGCGCTTCTGGCCGACAAGTGTTAATGCCGGGTTTAGTGATTAACAGTGGAACTTAACTGATTAACAACCACAGTTGGAAGTGGAACacagatccacccgcggctgttaaaggcATATCACGATTAAATCCGTTGTCATGTGCGGGAAAAAACACGAGCTCAGCGTCACAGCCCACATCAAAATCAGGGACCGGACATATGATGTAAATATACGGATAAGGCAGGGGATGATAACTTTAGAAGATTATGACTCCATTAGGGTATGGCATTAAAAACATATCCAGTATATTGAACAATATTGACCAGTCCAGCGTCAAAACCGCACGAAATTGGTCTCTGTCACAGAAAATAAAATGAAAAGATCCAAAGATATCAGGAGACTGACCCAGGCTGACGGCGGACTGCTCAGGAACGTTGATCACGATCTCCTTCAGGCTCTGTACATATCGGATACGATCTAGAAATGGAATGAGGATGTTCAGACCCTGAAAAGACAAAAGCAAAACTGTAACACATGTAACACCAGTGACATTCTGTATAAGACACATTAGTGCACAAGACCAGTGGAGCACAGGACAATGGGGGGAGGGGTAAGGCGGCGATGACATAAACAGGGAACAAACCCAAAATAACCCAGATTAAAAATGAATGGtggcaacataaaaaaaaaaaaattcaagcagGAGAATACTTTTACAAAGTCTGTGTTACAGGGAACATGTACAGGCAATATGTACCTACACTAAAATCCAAAGGGGTAAATCATTTTAAGGCAAGCCCGGCAGGGGATGTTGTATGGCTAATGTGCCCACTTACAGGTCTATAGAGTAATCCACAAGGATGAATACTTTTTGCACGCGTTCATATTCTGTCTAGAGCCTACATAAGGGGTACTTTGGGAGGGGATCCAGATAGACCCCTGACAGGGGCCGAGATGTAGGCGATTATATAGGCACATGGTGACCAATGCTGGGCGATTAGAGCGCTATAGATACATCTGGCTTCTCGGCCGGGAGATTCTCTTAGTTTACACTTGATACGTGATGTGAACGCGCTCTTAGTCGCACCACAACTTCTTTTCTGAATACAGATAATCTAGACGCAAATCCTGCACCAACCGGCTCCAAAATGCGGTGGAATCTGCCCATGCGCTCCACCACCCAGGCCTCCTGCTGGGGGACAAACAGGACCACCGTGTTCATTGGAAGTCCAGATGAGGCGTAACGCTGCACCTCAACGTTCCAGGCTCTTGGACCACTGATTTGGGAGCCCTGCGGAAAATAAGAAATGGCAGGAGATCAGAGAAATAAAAGAAACCCGAACCATATAAATACTGCAAACTCCTGGGGGCCTCATCAAATGCAACAGCGCCTGTAATATAAAGTGCACACGCACCAGCCAGAGCTACACGACTCGCCTGT
This region of Ranitomeya imitator isolate aRanImi1 chromosome 1, aRanImi1.pri, whole genome shotgun sequence genomic DNA includes:
- the STOML2 gene encoding stomatin-like protein 2, mitochondrial, translating into MLRAVSRAGGALLRGSQISGPRAWNVEVQRYASSGLPMNTVVLFVPQQEAWVVERMGRFHRILEPGLNILIPFLDRIRYVQSLKEIVINVPEQSAVSLDNVTLQIDGVLYLRVMDPYKASYGVEDPEYAVTQLAQTTMRSELGKLTLDKVFRERESLNSNIVDAINQASDYWGIKCLRYEIKDIHVPPKVREAMQMQVEAERRKRAMVLESEGTRESAINVAEGQKQAQILASEAERAEQINRAAGEANAILAKAKARGEAIRVVADSLTQQHGNAAASLSIAEQYVTAFSKLAKESNTILLPSNTGDISSMVTQAMGIYGTLTKNLPQNSPPLGPAGAAGFPDTEELKPRS